One Schistocerca cancellata isolate TAMUIC-IGC-003103 chromosome 1, iqSchCanc2.1, whole genome shotgun sequence genomic region harbors:
- the LOC126091355 gene encoding 3-hydroxyisobutyryl-CoA hydrolase, mitochondrial isoform X1: protein MQICTCTFPLRLSRKHNAIRKIALSLRRQMSSTSENDVIIESVNDKGVITLNRPKALNALNLSMIRKIFPTMKNWEKEKSLVIMKGTGEKAFCAGGDVRAVTEAGIKGTNLGRDFFREEYTLNSLIGTYHIPYVAFIDGITMGGGVGLSVHGHFRVATERTLFAMPETAIGLFPDVGGSYFLPRLGGKLGLYLALTGYRLKGLDVLKAGIATHFCDSGKLVDLLDSLLKCPGTQNAVEEVLNKFSKSSTSKTSEFSLTPYMSIIDSCFSAPTVEEILERLRAEGSEWSLKTIETLNNMSPTSLKVTKKQLEEGEGKSLLDCLKMEYRLAVHACEGHDFYEGVKALLIDKGRKPNWKPSTLSEVTDEFVEAQFAPLSPGEELKL from the exons ATCTGTACCTGCACTTTTCCCTTACGTCTCAGCAGGAAACACAATGCTATTCGTAAAATAGCATTGTCTCTGAGAAGACAGATGAGTTCTACAAGTGAAAATGATGTAATTATTGAATCTGTGAACGATAAAGGAGTCATAACACTTAATCGACCTAAAGCGTTAAATGCTCTTAATTTATCTATGATACGAAAAATATTTCCAACTATGAAAAATTGGGAGAAAGAGAAGAGCTTAGTGATAATGAAAGGAACAGGTGAAAAGGCATTTTGTGCTGGAGGTGATGTAAGAGCTGTAACTGAAGCTGGTATAAAAGGTACAAACCTGGGAAGGGACTTCTTTCGTGAAGAATATACACTTAATTCTCTTATTGGCACATATCATATACCCTATGTAGCATTTATAGATGGCATAACCATGGGTGGAGGCGTGGGACTTTCAGTCCATGGTCACTTTCGTGTAGCAACAGAGAGAACTCTTTTTGCAATGCCAGAGACCGCAATTGGATTATTTCCCGATGTGGGTGGCAGTTACTTTCTTCCTCGATTAGGTGGTAAGTTGGGTTTGTATCTTGCATTGACAGGATATAGACTGAAAGGACTAGATGTTTTGAAGGCAGGCATTGCAACTCATTTCTGTGATTCCGGTAAACTTGTTGACTTGCTGGATTCACTTTTAAAGTGTCCAGGCACTCAGAATGCAGTAgaggaggtattaaataagttttcaAAATCCAGCACATCAAAGACATCTGAATTTAGTCTTACACCATACATGTCAATAATAGATTCCTGCTTCTCAGCACCAACAGTGGAGGAGATATTAGAAAGGTTAAGAGCTGAAGGTTCAGAGTGGTCTCTGAAAACAATAGAGACCTTAAATAATATGTCTCCAACTTCATTAAAAGTTACAAAAAAACAACTAGAAGAAGGAGAAGGCAAAAGTTTATTGGACTGTCTGAAGATGGAGTACAGACTTGCTGTTCATGCATGTGAGGGTCACGACTTCTATGAAG GAGTAAAAGCATTGTTGATAGACAAGGGACGAAAACCTAACTGGAAACCAAGCACTTTGTCAGAAGTTACAGATGAATTTGTAGAAGCACAGTTCGCTCCATTATCCCCAGGTGAAGAATTGAAACTGTAA
- the LOC126091355 gene encoding 3-hydroxyisobutyryl-CoA hydrolase, mitochondrial isoform X2: MICTCTFPLRLSRKHNAIRKIALSLRRQMSSTSENDVIIESVNDKGVITLNRPKALNALNLSMIRKIFPTMKNWEKEKSLVIMKGTGEKAFCAGGDVRAVTEAGIKGTNLGRDFFREEYTLNSLIGTYHIPYVAFIDGITMGGGVGLSVHGHFRVATERTLFAMPETAIGLFPDVGGSYFLPRLGGKLGLYLALTGYRLKGLDVLKAGIATHFCDSGKLVDLLDSLLKCPGTQNAVEEVLNKFSKSSTSKTSEFSLTPYMSIIDSCFSAPTVEEILERLRAEGSEWSLKTIETLNNMSPTSLKVTKKQLEEGEGKSLLDCLKMEYRLAVHACEGHDFYEGVKALLIDKGRKPNWKPSTLSEVTDEFVEAQFAPLSPGEELKL; the protein is encoded by the exons ATCTGTACCTGCACTTTTCCCTTACGTCTCAGCAGGAAACACAATGCTATTCGTAAAATAGCATTGTCTCTGAGAAGACAGATGAGTTCTACAAGTGAAAATGATGTAATTATTGAATCTGTGAACGATAAAGGAGTCATAACACTTAATCGACCTAAAGCGTTAAATGCTCTTAATTTATCTATGATACGAAAAATATTTCCAACTATGAAAAATTGGGAGAAAGAGAAGAGCTTAGTGATAATGAAAGGAACAGGTGAAAAGGCATTTTGTGCTGGAGGTGATGTAAGAGCTGTAACTGAAGCTGGTATAAAAGGTACAAACCTGGGAAGGGACTTCTTTCGTGAAGAATATACACTTAATTCTCTTATTGGCACATATCATATACCCTATGTAGCATTTATAGATGGCATAACCATGGGTGGAGGCGTGGGACTTTCAGTCCATGGTCACTTTCGTGTAGCAACAGAGAGAACTCTTTTTGCAATGCCAGAGACCGCAATTGGATTATTTCCCGATGTGGGTGGCAGTTACTTTCTTCCTCGATTAGGTGGTAAGTTGGGTTTGTATCTTGCATTGACAGGATATAGACTGAAAGGACTAGATGTTTTGAAGGCAGGCATTGCAACTCATTTCTGTGATTCCGGTAAACTTGTTGACTTGCTGGATTCACTTTTAAAGTGTCCAGGCACTCAGAATGCAGTAgaggaggtattaaataagttttcaAAATCCAGCACATCAAAGACATCTGAATTTAGTCTTACACCATACATGTCAATAATAGATTCCTGCTTCTCAGCACCAACAGTGGAGGAGATATTAGAAAGGTTAAGAGCTGAAGGTTCAGAGTGGTCTCTGAAAACAATAGAGACCTTAAATAATATGTCTCCAACTTCATTAAAAGTTACAAAAAAACAACTAGAAGAAGGAGAAGGCAAAAGTTTATTGGACTGTCTGAAGATGGAGTACAGACTTGCTGTTCATGCATGTGAGGGTCACGACTTCTATGAAG GAGTAAAAGCATTGTTGATAGACAAGGGACGAAAACCTAACTGGAAACCAAGCACTTTGTCAGAAGTTACAGATGAATTTGTAGAAGCACAGTTCGCTCCATTATCCCCAGGTGAAGAATTGAAACTGTAA